In Luteibacter mycovicinus, a genomic segment contains:
- a CDS encoding gluconate 2-dehydrogenase subunit 3 family protein, producing the protein MNRREWLKSMSALAIGAIAGPSLLAVFDAHAASQAPAARPEFFDPAQYSLVGAVSDIIIPRTDTPGAVDAGVPLFMDQLFKAVYARDEQVRYLDAAAAFDNAGGKPFLQLSDAQRKALVNKLHAEALATPKGGKLTPASDFVLMTKKLTMLGFFLSQPGCTQVLQYDPVPARWQPDIPLSQAGNGHAWAVEASLKI; encoded by the coding sequence ATGAATCGTCGCGAATGGTTGAAAAGCATGTCCGCGCTGGCCATCGGCGCCATCGCGGGACCGTCCCTCCTGGCGGTGTTCGACGCGCACGCCGCGTCGCAAGCGCCGGCCGCCAGGCCCGAATTCTTCGACCCGGCGCAGTACAGCCTCGTTGGCGCCGTGTCGGACATCATCATCCCGCGCACCGATACGCCGGGCGCGGTCGACGCGGGCGTTCCTTTGTTCATGGACCAGCTGTTCAAGGCGGTCTATGCAAGGGACGAGCAGGTGCGCTACCTCGACGCCGCGGCCGCTTTCGACAACGCCGGTGGCAAGCCCTTTCTCCAGCTGAGCGACGCGCAGCGCAAAGCGCTGGTAAACAAGCTTCACGCCGAGGCGCTCGCCACCCCGAAGGGTGGCAAGCTGACCCCAGCCAGCGACTTCGTGCTCATGACCAAGAAGCTCACGATGCTGGGCTTCTTTCTTTCCCAGCCCGGTTGCACGCAAGTGCTTCAGTACGACCCGGTACCCGCCCGCTGGCAGCCCGATATCCCGCTATCGCAGGCCGGCAACGGACATGCCTGGGCGGTCGAAGCCTCACTGAAGATCTGA
- a CDS encoding sugar phosphate isomerase/epimerase family protein yields MKTLKGPGIFLAQFASDEAPFNSLPEIARWASSLGFLGVQIPSNDRRLFDLQQAAASTAYCDDIIGMLAGHGLQVTELSTHLQGQLVASHPAYDRLFDGFAPAELRGKPQERQAWAVQQLKLAATASKNLGLKAHATFSGALAWQLFYPWPQRPAGLVDEAFAELARRWKPILDAFDEAGVDVCYELHPGEDLHDGATFERFLDAVDHHPRANILFDPSHMVLQQMDYLRFIDHYHERIRAFHVKDAEFRPDGRSGVYGGYQNWIDRPGRFRSLGDGQIDFGAIFSKLAQYDYPGWAVLEWECCIKDAQQGAQEGAPFIRDHIIKVTERAFDDFASSGSERTFNRQILGLE; encoded by the coding sequence ATGAAGACACTCAAGGGTCCCGGCATCTTCCTCGCCCAGTTCGCATCGGACGAGGCGCCCTTCAACTCGCTGCCCGAGATCGCGCGCTGGGCCTCGTCGCTTGGCTTTCTCGGCGTGCAGATCCCTTCCAACGATCGACGCCTGTTCGATCTCCAGCAGGCCGCCGCTAGCACGGCTTACTGCGACGACATCATCGGTATGCTGGCCGGGCACGGCCTTCAGGTCACGGAACTTTCCACTCACCTGCAAGGGCAGCTGGTGGCGTCGCACCCTGCCTACGATCGCCTGTTCGACGGCTTCGCTCCCGCGGAGCTGCGTGGCAAGCCGCAGGAACGCCAGGCATGGGCCGTGCAGCAACTCAAGCTCGCGGCAACCGCCAGCAAGAACCTCGGCCTCAAGGCGCACGCGACGTTCTCCGGTGCCCTGGCCTGGCAGCTGTTCTATCCGTGGCCCCAGCGCCCTGCCGGACTTGTCGACGAAGCCTTTGCGGAGCTGGCCCGGCGCTGGAAGCCGATCCTAGATGCCTTCGACGAGGCGGGCGTCGATGTCTGTTACGAACTGCACCCGGGTGAAGACCTGCACGACGGCGCCACCTTCGAGCGCTTTCTCGACGCCGTGGACCACCATCCGCGGGCGAACATCCTGTTCGACCCGAGCCACATGGTGTTGCAGCAGATGGACTACCTGCGGTTCATCGACCACTACCACGAGCGTATCCGCGCGTTTCACGTGAAGGACGCCGAGTTCCGGCCTGACGGACGCTCAGGCGTCTACGGTGGCTACCAGAACTGGATCGACCGGCCGGGACGTTTCCGTTCCCTGGGCGATGGCCAGATCGATTTCGGTGCGATCTTCAGCAAGCTCGCGCAATACGACTACCCCGGCTGGGCGGTGCTCGAATGGGAATGCTGCATCAAGGACGCGCAGCAGGGCGCGCAGGAAGGTGCTCCCTTCATCCGCGACCACATCATCAAGGTCACCGAACGCGCCTTCGACGATTTCGCTTCGTCGGGTAGCGAGCGTACGTTCAATCGCCAGATACTGGGGCTCGAATGA
- a CDS encoding hydroxypyruvate isomerase family protein gives MRDDTTDIGRRNALGRIATAAAMAGAAPLLASAATTGPRVGAPAIGGGRLRQSLSRWTSRAPLPELCTRLKALGFAGVDLLYADEWSVVTDHGLAVSMGYPARRDNFIEMGFNDPANHAVLIREIETTIPLAKRAGVTNIITMFGNRKDGIDDQRAIDNCIDGLGKIAPYAAENGITLCLELLNSKVDHHGYQGDRTAFGVAVTKGLGSPNVKLLYDIYHMQIMEGDVIRTIRDNIQWIGHFHTGGVPGRHDIDGTQELNYRAVARAIADLNYQGFIAHEFSPSRPNPFDSFAEAYRICTV, from the coding sequence ATGCGTGACGACACCACCGATATCGGGCGCCGTAACGCGCTGGGCCGTATCGCCACGGCCGCGGCGATGGCGGGCGCAGCGCCCCTGCTCGCCTCCGCCGCGACAACCGGCCCCAGGGTGGGAGCCCCGGCTATCGGCGGTGGCCGGCTCAGGCAATCGCTGAGCCGCTGGACCTCCAGGGCCCCGCTTCCCGAGCTGTGCACGCGGCTGAAGGCCCTCGGCTTCGCAGGCGTCGATCTGCTCTACGCCGATGAGTGGTCGGTGGTGACGGATCACGGCCTGGCCGTATCGATGGGCTACCCCGCCAGGCGGGACAACTTCATCGAGATGGGCTTCAACGATCCGGCGAACCATGCCGTTCTGATCCGGGAGATCGAGACCACGATCCCGCTTGCCAAACGCGCCGGCGTCACCAACATCATCACCATGTTCGGCAACCGCAAGGACGGTATCGACGACCAGCGGGCCATCGACAACTGCATCGACGGACTGGGAAAGATCGCGCCGTACGCCGCGGAAAACGGCATCACGTTGTGCCTCGAGCTGCTGAACAGCAAGGTGGACCATCACGGGTACCAGGGCGACCGCACCGCGTTCGGCGTGGCCGTGACCAAAGGCCTCGGTTCGCCCAACGTGAAGCTGCTTTACGACATCTACCACATGCAGATCATGGAGGGTGACGTGATTCGCACCATCCGCGACAACATCCAGTGGATCGGTCACTTCCATACGGGCGGCGTACCTGGCCGCCACGATATCGACGGCACGCAGGAGCTTAACTATCGCGCCGTCGCCAGGGCCATCGCCGATCTGAACTACCAGGGCTTCATCGCTCACGAATTTTCGCCATCGCGCCCGAATCCCTTCGATTCGTTCGCCGAGGCTTACAGGATCTGCACCGTATGA
- a CDS encoding 3-keto-disaccharide hydrolase, whose translation MKRIGAATFTLFTVASLGSSCALAQDDPKATERWEPVPKVVTPGAKENAPPSDAVVLFDGHDLSGWEASKDRSPAAWKVHDGIVTVDKTTGNIQTRQRFHSYQLHLEWQIPRDITGEGQGRGNSGVFLASTGPGDEGYEVQIMDSFENATYVNGQAASIYKQAAPLVNAARHPGDWQTYDIVWTAPVFAADGSVKSPAYLTLFHNGVLVQNHTELTGETFYIGKPKYKPYTTAAIKLQAHGDHSQPISFRNIWVRPLD comes from the coding sequence ATGAAGCGCATCGGCGCCGCCACGTTCACCCTCTTTACCGTCGCGAGCCTGGGCTCGTCCTGCGCCCTCGCACAAGACGATCCGAAGGCCACGGAACGATGGGAGCCGGTACCGAAGGTGGTGACTCCAGGTGCAAAGGAGAACGCGCCGCCGTCCGATGCGGTCGTGCTGTTCGACGGCCATGACCTCAGTGGCTGGGAGGCATCGAAAGACCGGTCGCCGGCGGCCTGGAAGGTGCACGACGGCATCGTCACCGTCGACAAGACCACGGGCAATATCCAGACCCGGCAGCGCTTCCACAGCTATCAGCTGCACCTGGAATGGCAGATTCCCAGGGACATCACCGGCGAGGGCCAGGGCCGCGGCAACAGCGGCGTGTTCCTTGCCTCCACCGGCCCCGGCGACGAGGGTTACGAAGTCCAGATCATGGATTCGTTCGAAAACGCGACCTACGTCAACGGGCAGGCCGCGAGCATCTACAAGCAGGCGGCCCCGTTGGTCAACGCAGCGCGCCATCCTGGCGACTGGCAGACCTACGACATCGTGTGGACCGCGCCGGTGTTCGCCGCGGACGGCTCGGTGAAGTCACCGGCCTACCTCACGCTGTTCCACAACGGCGTGCTGGTGCAAAACCACACCGAACTGACTGGCGAGACCTTCTACATCGGCAAGCCGAAATACAAGCCGTACACGACGGCGGCGATCAAGCTGCAGGCCCATGGCGACCATTCACAGCCGATCAGCTTCCGCAATATCTGGGTACGTCCGCTGGACTGA
- a CDS encoding sugar nucleotide-binding protein gives MDARAEVGGLELWGGIECTVNRVGDRYFSQLDQRPYVGGEGDLHRFAELGIRALRYPVLWERVMTDGGSGADWAWSDAHLAALRQLPMRPIVGLVHHGSGPRDTSLVDPQFPEKLARYASMVARRYPWIEDYTPVNEPLTTARFSGLYGLWYPHGRDVVTFRKALFNQCRGIVLAMRAIERVNPAARLIQTDDLGTTYATPALQYQADFNNRLRWLGWDLVCGRVGQDHPLWPWLRNACQASEADIAWFAEHPRPPDVIGVNHYVTSDRFLDGNLEKYPASCHGGNGRERYADVEAARAVAGPVGDIAPLLMEAWRRYGLPVAVTEAHIDARREGQMRWLAGLWTGADEARRAGADIQAVTAWSLLGSYDWNCLLTERQGYYETGAFDVRSGQPRGTALTGLMRALASRETATHPALSGTGWWQRPQRFGGEAAASPAIGLPPLRVSPLPRLRADNERPSIVIIGANGMLGRTFARACAERDLHHRLLNRSELDIADADSVRAALVRFRPWAVINAAGYARVDEAERDPTRCFRENALGPEILARACAREGIELLTFSSHLVFDGERRSPYLESDAVSPLNVYGLSKARSETLVLDRYPGALVVRTSALFGPSHENSFVASALRALRAGQSFQAAHDVTISPTYVPDLVDTCLDLLIDREAGIWHITNGDAVTWSQLAVRAAARAGVDSKRLHDRAARRSGFAAVLPRYSALGSQRGFSMPSLDDALDRYLGT, from the coding sequence ATGGACGCACGGGCAGAGGTCGGTGGGCTAGAACTGTGGGGCGGCATCGAGTGTACCGTCAACCGTGTCGGTGACCGTTATTTCAGTCAGCTAGACCAGCGCCCCTATGTCGGTGGAGAAGGGGATCTGCATCGCTTTGCCGAGTTGGGTATTCGTGCGCTGCGTTATCCCGTCCTTTGGGAGCGTGTGATGACTGACGGCGGGAGCGGGGCGGACTGGGCGTGGTCCGACGCGCATCTCGCAGCACTTCGCCAGTTGCCGATGCGGCCGATCGTCGGGCTGGTGCATCACGGCAGCGGCCCTCGCGACACCAGCCTCGTCGATCCGCAGTTTCCGGAGAAGCTTGCGCGCTACGCAAGCATGGTCGCACGGCGCTATCCCTGGATCGAAGACTACACGCCGGTCAACGAGCCGTTGACCACGGCCCGCTTCAGCGGACTTTACGGGCTCTGGTATCCGCACGGGCGCGACGTGGTGACGTTCCGGAAGGCCTTGTTCAATCAGTGTCGCGGCATCGTGCTCGCCATGCGTGCGATCGAGCGCGTCAACCCTGCCGCGCGCCTCATACAAACCGATGACTTAGGGACGACGTATGCCACGCCTGCGCTGCAGTATCAGGCGGACTTCAACAATCGGCTCCGCTGGCTGGGCTGGGACCTGGTTTGCGGAAGGGTGGGGCAGGATCACCCGCTGTGGCCGTGGTTGCGGAACGCCTGCCAAGCGAGTGAGGCGGACATCGCCTGGTTCGCTGAGCATCCGCGTCCGCCGGACGTCATCGGCGTCAACCACTACGTCACGAGCGATCGCTTTCTGGATGGAAATCTGGAGAAATATCCCGCCTCCTGCCACGGTGGCAACGGTCGTGAACGCTACGCGGATGTCGAGGCCGCGCGGGCGGTCGCCGGGCCGGTGGGTGACATCGCACCGCTTCTGATGGAGGCGTGGCGGCGCTATGGCTTACCTGTCGCAGTGACGGAAGCGCATATCGACGCCCGGCGGGAAGGTCAGATGCGCTGGCTCGCGGGGCTATGGACCGGAGCGGACGAAGCCAGGCGCGCGGGCGCCGATATACAGGCGGTTACCGCGTGGAGTCTGCTGGGTTCATACGACTGGAACTGTCTGCTTACCGAGCGCCAGGGGTATTACGAAACAGGGGCTTTCGATGTACGCAGCGGGCAGCCACGAGGGACAGCGCTCACCGGCCTGATGCGCGCTCTGGCCTCTCGCGAGACGGCGACGCATCCCGCACTTTCCGGCACTGGCTGGTGGCAAAGGCCGCAACGATTCGGCGGCGAAGCAGCGGCGTCACCCGCTATCGGGCTGCCGCCCCTGCGTGTGAGCCCTTTGCCGCGCTTACGCGCCGACAACGAACGCCCATCGATCGTGATCATCGGTGCCAACGGCATGTTAGGCCGGACGTTTGCACGCGCCTGTGCCGAACGAGACCTTCACCATCGCCTGTTGAACCGGAGCGAGCTCGACATCGCGGATGCGGATTCCGTACGCGCTGCTCTGGTCCGTTTCCGCCCATGGGCCGTCATAAACGCGGCTGGGTATGCGCGTGTCGACGAGGCCGAGCGCGATCCGACGCGATGCTTCCGGGAAAACGCGTTAGGGCCGGAGATCCTGGCGCGCGCCTGTGCAAGAGAGGGCATCGAACTGCTGACGTTCTCGAGCCACCTCGTCTTCGACGGAGAGCGCCGTTCTCCCTATCTGGAAAGCGACGCGGTATCGCCGTTGAATGTCTACGGGTTAAGCAAAGCGCGCTCAGAGACTCTCGTGCTCGACCGATATCCCGGTGCGCTCGTGGTACGAACCAGCGCACTGTTCGGCCCGTCCCACGAGAACAGCTTCGTCGCATCCGCACTTCGCGCTTTGCGGGCAGGCCAATCCTTTCAGGCGGCCCACGACGTCACGATCTCGCCCACCTACGTTCCGGACCTGGTCGACACGTGTCTGGATCTGTTGATCGACCGGGAAGCGGGCATCTGGCACATCACCAACGGAGACGCCGTCACGTGGTCGCAACTCGCCGTACGTGCGGCTGCGCGGGCGGGCGTCGACAGCAAGAGACTGCATGACCGCGCTGCCCGGCGGAGCGGCTTCGCCGCCGTCCTGCCGCGATACAGCGCCCTGGGCAGTCAACGCGGATTTTCGATGCCAAGCCTGGACGATGCGTTGGATCGCTATTTAGGTACTTAG
- the glf gene encoding UDP-galactopyranose mutase, with translation MKTDVLVVGAGFSGAVVAEQLAGRGLNVLVVDRRDHIGGNAHDRHDAHGVLIHPYGPHIFHTNSQRIFDYLSQFTSWRPYEHRVLARAGELLLPIPINIDTVNRLYGLDLDERTIQAFFDGVREPRHPIRTSEDVVLNAVGRDLYERFFRGYTRKQWGLDPSELAASVAARVPTRVNRDDRYFTDTFQAMPLEGYTALFSRLLDQPGIRLELGVDFFRMRQRIKASHIVFTGPVDAYYAQCYGALPYRSIRFEHEHLHDTAQYQSVGTINYPTDFDYTRITEFKHVTGQVHSGTSIVREFPQAEGEPYYPVPRPENEALFKRYEALALKERDVTFVGRLAQYRYYNMDQCVGAALKAAEYVLQKLGRRVAPDSPGAQPVPGADAPVILRP, from the coding sequence ATGAAGACCGATGTGCTCGTGGTGGGTGCGGGCTTTTCCGGCGCGGTAGTGGCCGAGCAACTCGCCGGTCGGGGTCTGAACGTGCTTGTGGTCGACCGGCGCGACCACATCGGCGGCAATGCACATGACCGGCACGATGCTCATGGCGTGCTGATACATCCTTATGGGCCGCACATCTTTCACACCAACAGCCAGCGAATCTTCGATTACCTGTCTCAGTTCACCTCATGGCGTCCCTACGAACACCGCGTGCTGGCCAGGGCGGGGGAGTTGCTGCTGCCAATACCGATCAACATCGATACCGTCAATCGCCTCTACGGTCTCGATCTGGACGAGCGGACGATTCAGGCGTTTTTTGACGGGGTACGCGAACCTCGCCATCCGATTCGTACCAGCGAAGACGTGGTGCTCAACGCGGTGGGTCGCGACCTCTACGAGCGATTCTTTCGCGGTTACACGCGCAAGCAATGGGGCCTGGATCCGTCCGAGCTAGCCGCCTCGGTCGCCGCGCGCGTGCCCACCCGTGTCAATCGAGACGATCGATACTTCACGGACACCTTCCAGGCCATGCCCCTCGAGGGATACACGGCGCTCTTTTCCAGGCTTCTGGATCAACCAGGCATCCGTCTTGAGCTGGGTGTGGATTTTTTCAGGATGCGCCAACGCATAAAGGCATCGCACATCGTTTTTACCGGCCCCGTCGACGCGTATTACGCGCAATGCTATGGCGCCTTGCCCTATCGATCGATCCGCTTCGAACACGAGCACCTGCATGATACCGCGCAGTACCAGAGCGTGGGCACGATCAACTATCCGACCGATTTCGACTACACCCGGATCACCGAATTCAAGCATGTCACCGGGCAGGTCCACTCCGGGACGTCGATCGTCCGGGAGTTTCCGCAGGCGGAGGGGGAGCCTTACTATCCCGTACCGCGCCCCGAGAACGAGGCGCTGTTCAAGCGCTACGAAGCCCTGGCCCTGAAAGAACGCGACGTGACTTTCGTGGGGCGTCTGGCCCAATACCGCTACTACAACATGGATCAGTGCGTGGGTGCCGCGCTGAAGGCAGCGGAATACGTGCTGCAGAAGCTGGGGCGACGGGTGGCTCCGGACTCACCGGGCGCGCAGCCGGTCCCGGGAGCTGACGCTCCCGTGATCCTGAGGCCCTGA
- a CDS encoding glycosyltransferase → MDKNAFLAESLEDVYSAGPEAQDESAWEEHFPIIVHCHLRWDFVWQRPQQIFSRLADHHRIAYIEEPVVVLVGDSAGPRLQITEPQRNIVRIVPVLPPTMVSVDDQCAAVLVLMQAALRTHPLLRNQFQDPVQWFYSPMTAPSLLGQFGARGAVYDCMDELANFRFAPRDIVERERFLLSRADVVFTGGHQLFESKSRHHDNVHFYGCGVDVAHFGRARLDHTTVPSSVAALPHPVLGYFGVIDERLDYPLIERLAKAYPEASIVMAGPVVKVDPEQLPDLPNIHWLGQQSYDVLPNLVKGFDVCLMPFALNDATRYINPTKTLEYMAAGKPIVSTAVADVVRNFTPVVDVARSHEHFLAAVHRAWETPDSALLDEGWNRAGKASWSATVAAMRADVQSALQVPAYATGRLAIEVTDAP, encoded by the coding sequence ATGGATAAGAACGCCTTTCTCGCCGAGTCCCTTGAGGACGTTTACTCCGCAGGCCCGGAGGCGCAAGACGAGTCGGCCTGGGAAGAGCATTTCCCCATCATCGTCCATTGTCACCTGCGCTGGGATTTCGTCTGGCAGCGACCGCAGCAGATTTTCTCCCGGCTGGCCGACCATCATCGGATCGCATACATCGAAGAGCCTGTGGTGGTACTCGTCGGCGACAGCGCGGGCCCGCGTCTGCAAATTACCGAACCGCAGCGAAATATCGTGAGGATCGTACCCGTGCTCCCTCCCACCATGGTCAGCGTCGACGATCAGTGCGCGGCCGTGCTGGTTTTGATGCAAGCCGCCCTTCGGACTCATCCATTGTTGCGGAACCAGTTTCAGGATCCCGTGCAATGGTTCTATTCGCCCATGACCGCGCCCAGCCTGCTCGGGCAGTTCGGCGCACGGGGCGCCGTTTACGATTGTATGGACGAACTGGCTAACTTTCGTTTCGCGCCACGCGATATCGTCGAGCGCGAACGTTTTCTGTTATCGCGTGCGGATGTGGTCTTCACCGGTGGGCATCAACTGTTCGAGTCCAAAAGTCGTCACCATGACAACGTGCATTTCTACGGCTGCGGCGTCGATGTGGCGCATTTCGGACGCGCCCGGCTCGATCACACGACGGTACCGTCCTCCGTGGCGGCGCTGCCGCATCCGGTACTCGGCTACTTCGGCGTGATCGATGAACGGCTCGATTATCCACTGATCGAACGCCTTGCTAAGGCGTACCCGGAAGCGTCGATCGTCATGGCGGGCCCCGTGGTCAAGGTCGACCCCGAGCAGCTGCCCGATCTGCCCAACATCCACTGGCTGGGCCAGCAGTCGTACGACGTACTGCCGAACCTGGTAAAGGGTTTCGACGTCTGCCTCATGCCGTTCGCCCTGAACGATGCGACGCGCTACATCAATCCGACCAAGACGCTGGAGTATATGGCGGCGGGCAAGCCGATCGTGTCGACCGCGGTGGCAGATGTGGTGCGCAACTTTACGCCGGTGGTGGACGTGGCCCGGTCGCACGAGCACTTCCTGGCAGCCGTCCATCGCGCGTGGGAGACTCCGGACAGCGCCTTGCTGGACGAGGGCTGGAACCGTGCAGGTAAGGCGTCATGGTCCGCGACGGTCGCGGCGATGCGCGCCGATGTTCAATCGGCGTTGCAAGTTCCGGCGTACGCGACGGGGCGCCTCGCGATCGAGGTGACCGACGCACCATGA
- a CDS encoding YybH family protein: MKTMSVLFCAASAVAMVAGVSAETPAVPTAKAIEQTLDTSAAAWSAGDLKTFMGCYERSPGTRFVSASGTVVGYDAIEAMYASTYKKPGAGLGKLKLDVIDVKELGSQYAFAVVRYHLKPDTGAEASGLSTLLMHKVDGLWLINSDHSS; the protein is encoded by the coding sequence ATGAAAACCATGTCCGTTCTTTTCTGCGCCGCGAGCGCCGTGGCGATGGTCGCCGGCGTATCGGCCGAGACACCGGCGGTTCCGACCGCCAAAGCCATCGAGCAGACGCTCGACACCAGCGCAGCCGCCTGGTCGGCGGGCGATCTGAAGACCTTTATGGGGTGCTACGAGCGCTCACCGGGCACCCGCTTCGTCAGCGCGAGTGGCACTGTCGTCGGTTACGACGCGATCGAGGCCATGTACGCATCGACCTATAAGAAGCCTGGCGCCGGTCTGGGCAAGCTGAAGCTGGACGTGATCGACGTCAAGGAACTCGGGTCCCAGTATGCCTTTGCGGTCGTCCGCTACCATCTCAAACCCGACACGGGCGCCGAGGCGTCAGGGCTTTCGACGCTGCTGATGCACAAGGTGGACGGTCTCTGGCTGATCAATAGCGACCATAGTTCCTGA
- a CDS encoding cytochrome ubiquinol oxidase subunit I encodes MPTDQALLLARWQFAFTVSFHIIFPAISIGLASYLAVLEGLWLRTKNTVYRDLFFFWSKVFAVGFAMGVVSGVVMSYEFGTNWSGFSSIAGSVTGPLLTYEVLTAFFLEAGFLGIMLFGWHKVGPRAHFFATLMVATGTLISTFWILASNSWMHTPQGYAWQDGRIVPVDWLRIVFNPSFPYRLMHMALAAFIVAATLVAACSAWHLLRGRKDAAIRKAFSMALWLLLVVVPIQIVVGDAHGINTREYQPAKIAAIEGLWETETGGTSLNLVGWPDMDKEETRFAVKVPHLGSVILTHSWDGEIRGLKSFPKEDRPNSTIVFWSFRVMVGMGMLLLLMALAGLVLRRGGRLYEQRAFQRFVLLMAPSGLIALLAGWITTESGRQPWVVYGVLRTRDAVSAISAQQVGTSLMILVLVYFAVFGTGIYYMLKLMRNGPDLPRDAAEEDASDTGKGQPRFDHRPLSRPTDPIDE; translated from the coding sequence ATACCTACCGACCAGGCACTCCTTCTCGCGCGATGGCAATTCGCCTTCACCGTCTCTTTCCACATCATCTTCCCCGCCATCAGCATCGGCCTCGCCAGCTACCTGGCGGTGCTCGAAGGTCTGTGGTTGAGGACGAAGAATACGGTCTACCGTGACCTGTTCTTTTTCTGGTCGAAAGTATTCGCCGTCGGCTTTGCGATGGGTGTCGTCTCAGGCGTGGTGATGAGTTACGAATTCGGTACGAACTGGTCCGGGTTCTCCTCCATTGCCGGCTCGGTGACGGGCCCCCTGCTGACCTACGAGGTGCTCACCGCGTTCTTCCTCGAGGCGGGGTTCCTGGGGATCATGCTGTTCGGCTGGCATAAGGTAGGGCCACGAGCTCACTTCTTCGCCACGCTGATGGTGGCCACAGGCACGTTGATCTCGACGTTCTGGATCCTCGCCTCCAACAGCTGGATGCACACCCCACAGGGATACGCCTGGCAGGACGGCCGCATCGTTCCGGTCGACTGGCTCAGGATCGTTTTCAATCCGTCGTTCCCTTACCGCCTGATGCACATGGCGCTCGCGGCATTCATCGTGGCCGCGACGCTGGTCGCCGCCTGCTCGGCCTGGCACCTGCTCCGTGGGCGGAAGGATGCCGCCATCCGCAAGGCCTTCTCCATGGCGTTGTGGCTCCTGCTGGTCGTGGTTCCCATCCAGATCGTCGTCGGCGATGCGCACGGCATCAACACGCGCGAGTATCAGCCCGCCAAAATCGCCGCGATCGAGGGTCTCTGGGAGACGGAGACGGGCGGCACGTCGTTGAATCTTGTCGGCTGGCCGGACATGGACAAGGAAGAGACGCGCTTCGCGGTGAAAGTCCCGCACCTGGGCAGTGTGATCCTGACTCATTCGTGGGACGGTGAGATTCGGGGGCTGAAGAGCTTCCCCAAAGAGGACCGGCCCAACTCCACCATCGTGTTCTGGTCCTTCCGGGTGATGGTCGGCATGGGGATGCTTCTCCTGCTCATGGCGCTCGCAGGCCTCGTGCTACGCCGCGGTGGACGGCTTTACGAGCAGCGGGCTTTTCAGCGCTTCGTCCTGCTCATGGCGCCGTCCGGGCTGATCGCCTTGCTGGCCGGGTGGATCACTACCGAATCCGGACGGCAGCCCTGGGTCGTCTACGGCGTATTGCGCACCCGCGACGCGGTTTCGGCGATCTCCGCTCAGCAGGTCGGCACCTCACTGATGATCCTGGTCCTGGTGTACTTCGCGGTGTTCGGCACGGGTATCTATTACATGCTGAAGCTCATGCGCAATGGTCCGGACCTGCCACGTGACGCCGCGGAAGAAGATGCTTCCGACACCGGCAAGGGGCAGCCGCGTTTCGACCACCGGCCGCTTTCGCGACCGACCGACCCGATCGACGAGTGA